The nucleotide window CGAGATAGAGATGAACTACGTCAAAATCCCCCAGATAACACCTGAAGATACAGTAATCATAGCTGACCCGATGATAGCCACCGGTTCAACCCTTGTGAAAGTAATAGAGGAAGTCAAAAAGTACGGCACTCCAAAGAGGATAATCATCTTGGGAGTTCTTGCGGCTCCAGAAGGGATAACAAAGATAAAGGAAAGATTCCCAGAGGTCGAGATATTCGTAACGAAGATAGATAGGGAGCTCAACGACAAGGGCTACATACTCCCCGGTCTTGGGGACGCAGGAGACAGGGCATTTGGGGCGCCAATAAAGGTCTCAACTCTGCCTCAGGTGCACACGATAGAGTAGGGAAAACTTAAATATCTTTTCTCTAATTATTTTTTGATTGAATATGGTGGACATAGACGAAATTGACAAGAAAATTCTATTAGAGCTTAGAAAGAATGGCAGGGTTACTTTCACAGATCTCAGTAAGAAGCTTGGGCTATCTGTAGCAAGCATAAAAAACAGGGTTGAAAAACTTGAACGGCTGGGAGCAATAAAGGGTTACTCCGCCATTGTGGATCCTGCTTTTCTTGAGGAATATCTGCAGGTTTTAATAGAACTTGAGTTGCTGGCTGATGACTCTCGGGCTGAAACTGTTTTAGAAGAAATTGGCAAGCTCGAAAACATCTTGGGTATTTATAAAAAGACGGGGGAGTTTCAGGTTGTTATAAGGGCTAACTTCAAGAACATGGACGAGTTGAAAAGCTTTTTAAGGCTTCTTTCTCAAAAATACCTACGCAAAAACCTCCGTCGGTGGAGGGTCAGCGTAATTCTTGATACCCTGAAGGACAATGGAGTTCAGCTTTCCAAGAGCTCACGAAGGAGAGGATAAAGATGCTCTTCGTAATCAGAAAAGGAAGAAAAAATAACGAGCTTGAGGCATTTTACATTGAAAATGAACCTGAAAAGCTTTCTCAAATCCAGAATTTAAAGGCTGAGAGGATTTTTAGACTGATAATGAGAGACAACAGGCTGTTCAAGGTCTTGGAAGGAAGCAACTATCAAAATCCAAAAGAGATCGAAAAGATGCTGAAAACTGCGAGAATTGTCTTGACTTCAGATGCCGCGGAATGGGAGGAATACTTTAAAGTGAGGCTCCAAAACAAAAGAGTTGAGAAAGCAGAACTTTGCAGACTCTGTCTATTAAATGGAAAAATAACCGTTCTAACCGAAGGAAATAGGATAAAGTACCACCACGAATTTATCTGTGAGAGCTGTGCTGAAGAAGAACTTAAAAATGAGCTCCGCTACAGGTTTAGAAGCCTTGGAATGTTTGACCAAGCAAAAAAGCTCCTTGAAAGGTTTAGGGATCTGGATAAGGTTTTGGCTGTCTTTGATCCTCGTTTCGACCCAACAAAAAATCCAGATGTTACAAAGTGGGATGAGCTGGAACCAAAGCACGTTAATGTCAAAGAGCTCTCCATAGATGAAGTAAACATTCCGGAAGAATTTAAGAAAGTTCTAAAGGATGAGGGAGTGCAAAGACTCCTCCCGGTTCAGGTGTTGGCCCTGCAGAATGGGCTCCTTGAAGGAGAGAACCTGCTGGTGGTTTCTGCAACGGCAAGTGGAAAGACCCTCATTGGGGAATTAGCAGGCATTCCTAAAGCCCTCAAAGGTAAAAAGTTCCTTTTCTTGGTGCCCCTTGTGGCCCTGGCAAATCAAAAGTACGAGGACTTTAAACGAAGATACTCAAAGCTCGGTCTTAGGGTTGCTATAAGAGTCGGAATGAGCAGGATAAAGACCAAAGATGAGCTCGTTGTTGTCGATACGGGTATAGATGCCGACATAATAGTTGGAACCTACGAAGGCATTGACTACCTTCTTAGAGCGGGTAGAAAAATAGGAAACGTCGGGACTATTGTGGTAGATGAAATCCACATGCTCGATGACGAGGAGAGGGGAGCAAGGCTCGACGGCCTTATTGCGAGGCTCAGGAAGCTCTACCCGAATGCACAGTTTATAGGGCTGAGTGCAACAATCGGAAATCCCCAAGAGCTCGCGAAGGAGCTTGGATTAAAGCTTGTTCTTTACGATGAGAGACCGGTTGCACTTGAGAGACATATTATAATAGCGAGAAATGAGAGCGAGAAGTGGCGCTATGTTGCTCAGCTGTGCAAAGCTGAAGCCATGAGAAAATCTCCTCAGGGGTTTAAAGGCCAGAGCATAGTGTTTACCTTCTCGAGAAAGAGGTGCCACGAGCTTGCGGCGTTTTTAACGAGCAAAGGCTTGAAAGCAAAGCCATACCACAGCGGTCTGCCCTATCACCAAAGAAAGCTCACAGAAATGGAGTTCCAAGCTCAGATGATAGATGTAGTCGTGACGACGGCCGCTTTAGGTGCGGGAGTTGACTTTCCAGCCTCTCAAGTGATCTTTGAAAGCCTGGCAATGGGCAACAAGTGGTTAAGCGTCAGAGAGTTCCACCAGATGCTTGGCAGGGCCGGAAGACCACTCTACCATGAAAAGGGCAAGGTCTATTTAATAGTGGAGCCCGGTAGGAAGTATTCCGCCCAGATGGAAGGAACTGAAGATGAGGTAGCGTTTAAACTCCTAACTGCACCTATTGAGCCAATTCACGTTGAGTGGAGCGATGAGATAGAGCAGGATCAGGTTCTTGCTCATTCGTGTGTCTTTTCCTACCTTGACGATGTTGAAGAGGTGCAGAGCCTCTGCCTTGGGGCAAATCAAAATGCCGAGAAAGTCCTTGAGAAGCTTGAGGAGTTCGACTTTGTAAAACTGAGGGGCAAGATTGTGAGCGTTACCCCCTATGGAAGAGCAGTAAGCATGAGTTTTCTCCTTCCGAGGGAAGCTCAGTTTATAAGGGAAAATCTCTTCAAGATGCCTCCTATGAAAATTGCAATTAAGCTTCTGCCATTTGAGAACGTTTATCTCACCGGAACACTCCAGAGAGAACTTGAAAGTGCCGTAAGAGGAAAGCTGAGCAGCAACATCTTTTCCCCGAGCTTTGCCTCTATTCTGGAGGAGCTTGAAAAAGTCCTGCCAGAAGTTAGCCCAAACGTGCAGGACAAGCTGTTTTTAATTTACCAGGACTTCTTTATGTGCGAAGAGGAAGACTGCACAGAGCACGCGATGGAAAAAGTTTCCTCAATGATAATCGAGCTCAGAAGACAGGGGAAGCACCCAATGCAGATTGCAGAATACTTCAGAAGGCAGTACTCACTCGTGCTCTATCCCGGAGATGTCTTTACATGGCTCGACGGCATAATCAGGAAACTTGAGGCAATCGAAAGGATAGCCAAGGTATTTAGGGCAAAAGATGCAGAGTTTGAGGCAAGAACTCTGAGAAAGGAACTGGAGGAAGGAAGAACGCTAAGAAAAGACTAGCCAATCTGTAAAATCATCTGGGCTGGATCCCTTATTGCCGGCCCCAACCCGAGTATATACACTGCCAGATACCAAAACTTCCTCTCCTCTTCGTCGGGCACGAGGTATTTCAGCCCATAGTAGACCACTCCAAGGATGAACAATATCCACGGGTAATACACAAAAGCACCGAACTTCTGAACGAGAATATTCTCAATCCAGTGGACTTCCCGGTAGCCGTAGTAGTGGATTGCCACAACTGTGGATCCTATGTCGAAGATGTGGGCAAAGACTGGAAAGAGATAGAGCTTTTCAAAGGGTCTAAATTTGTAATAAGCCAAAATCGGAAGGAGAAAGATTACGGTGTAAAAAAGTGTTAGCTCATAAGGTTCCCAGCTTTTGACGTTTTTTACCAGCAGGTAGTTCGCGTACAGGGCTAAGATAGTTCCCCATGCTACCGTTATCTTAGGATAAGTTCTTAGCCTTGAGTCTGCAAATATAGCGGGCAAAATCAATAAGAACGCTGTGAAAAATATT belongs to Thermococcus bergensis and includes:
- a CDS encoding DUF63 family protein, producing MESVERFIWEYFIRPMYTREGYNPYNTLVYAIILGLAIIYTYRWIIKPLKIKVDEKLFYAVIPMVVFGATVRALVDGGVLKPHPLILTPGIFFTAFLLILPAIFADSRLRTYPKITVAWGTILALYANYLLVKNVKSWEPYELTLFYTVIFLLPILAYYKFRPFEKLYLFPVFAHIFDIGSTVVAIHYYGYREVHWIENILVQKFGAFVYYPWILFILGVVYYGLKYLVPDEEERKFWYLAVYILGLGPAIRDPAQMILQIG
- a CDS encoding Lrp/AsnC family transcriptional regulator — protein: MVDIDEIDKKILLELRKNGRVTFTDLSKKLGLSVASIKNRVEKLERLGAIKGYSAIVDPAFLEEYLQVLIELELLADDSRAETVLEEIGKLENILGIYKKTGEFQVVIRANFKNMDELKSFLRLLSQKYLRKNLRRWRVSVILDTLKDNGVQLSKSSRRRG
- a CDS encoding DUF5814 domain-containing protein; protein product: MLFVIRKGRKNNELEAFYIENEPEKLSQIQNLKAERIFRLIMRDNRLFKVLEGSNYQNPKEIEKMLKTARIVLTSDAAEWEEYFKVRLQNKRVEKAELCRLCLLNGKITVLTEGNRIKYHHEFICESCAEEELKNELRYRFRSLGMFDQAKKLLERFRDLDKVLAVFDPRFDPTKNPDVTKWDELEPKHVNVKELSIDEVNIPEEFKKVLKDEGVQRLLPVQVLALQNGLLEGENLLVVSATASGKTLIGELAGIPKALKGKKFLFLVPLVALANQKYEDFKRRYSKLGLRVAIRVGMSRIKTKDELVVVDTGIDADIIVGTYEGIDYLLRAGRKIGNVGTIVVDEIHMLDDEERGARLDGLIARLRKLYPNAQFIGLSATIGNPQELAKELGLKLVLYDERPVALERHIIIARNESEKWRYVAQLCKAEAMRKSPQGFKGQSIVFTFSRKRCHELAAFLTSKGLKAKPYHSGLPYHQRKLTEMEFQAQMIDVVVTTAALGAGVDFPASQVIFESLAMGNKWLSVREFHQMLGRAGRPLYHEKGKVYLIVEPGRKYSAQMEGTEDEVAFKLLTAPIEPIHVEWSDEIEQDQVLAHSCVFSYLDDVEEVQSLCLGANQNAEKVLEKLEEFDFVKLRGKIVSVTPYGRAVSMSFLLPREAQFIRENLFKMPPMKIAIKLLPFENVYLTGTLQRELESAVRGKLSSNIFSPSFASILEELEKVLPEVSPNVQDKLFLIYQDFFMCEEEDCTEHAMEKVSSMIIELRRQGKHPMQIAEYFRRQYSLVLYPGDVFTWLDGIIRKLEAIERIAKVFRAKDAEFEARTLRKELEEGRTLRKD